GCAGCACTgctacaaggagtgccatgccatgcaggggtgtcccccacatagggaaccCCACgatcaaggagtgcaccccatattgagctgccccacatgaagaaagtgcagcccacccatgAGTGGggccacccacaaggagagcagacgtagcaagatgacacaacaaaaagacagattcccatgccattgacaacaacagaagtggacaaagaacacgtagcaaatagacacagagaacaaacaactggggtgaggggggagaaggagagagaaataaataaatcttaaaaaaataaaattatctgattaattaaaaaaaaagagacagattcccagtgccgcggAGAATGCAAGCAGCCTCAGAACAcacacgaatggacacagagaggaggggaggatgaaaggggagagtaataaaataaatctttaaaaaaaaattaacataactTTAGTCTTTTAAAGAGCCATTGTCAGAGTATTTAGTGTATTCAGAAGGTTATAAAACCATAACGACTACCTAATCGCAGTAAAGTTTCAATAATTCCAAATGAAATCCTGGACCCAATAGTACTAACTCCCCCCCTACTACCCTCAACCCAGCccctagcaaccactaatctatcttCTCTGTGTGGATTTGCCCAGTGTGGAGCCTTCATACTAATGGAATCCTGTAAGTGGCCACTAGTGTCCatcttctttcacttaccattatGTTCTTCAGGCCCCTTCCGTTCCAGCATGTATCTCTACTTCATTATGTCTTATGGCTGAGAATATCCCATTTGATGCATAAACTACATTCTCTGTAAGCCTTCATCATTTATGGCCATTGGAGTTGTTGGTGTTTTCTGGCTATGATGATACCAAATGTTCCAGATTTGACCATAAGACCTTTACCTGAAGACATCTGGGGCATGTAAATGACagttgctgtgtgggcactgggaGGGATACATGAGGTGTGGCTCTGGGAAGCTCACAGCTGCCACTCTGTGCTGTAGCTAGCACCTGTCTCAGGAGCTAGAGCCCCCATCCCAGTTGGCCAGTAAGAGATTCAAAGCCAAACACCTACCGGAAAGCATCAAGCTTTAGAGCAAAAAGTGATTTCCCTGTCCTGGGCATTAAGTGCGGGTTGTCTTTGGACTCAGGGAACCATCAGGCTAAGCATGGGCTTGGGAAGACTGATGATTTAGCCACAGGATCTCAGCTCTATACCAAAACAACCCTGTGACTGGGGCAAGTTGCCACatctctgggcctgtttcctaTTCTGTGAAATTGGATGATGCTGCATGATCTCTGAGGTAGTCAGAGCATTTAGCAGGGTGCAGTGGGAGCTGTGTAGGGATTTGTTTGCAATCTGGGGGAAGCCCCAAAGTAAGCTGACCCTCATTTCCAGCCACCATGTCCCTGAATCCAGTGGTGTCAGCACCATCCACTCCAGTGTCCAGCACAGGTGGAGCCAAGGCTTCAGCAGCAGGGATGCAGCTGACTCGTGTCCTATACATACAGCTGATGCCTCCAGTTCTAAGGTAAAATCCACCTGGACCATGTCTCAGATTCCAAAGATGGCCAGGAATTTAAAGAGAATGCCCACCTCCTCTCCGTGTTGgccctcccctcaccctcccttcCCTGTGCCTGTTTGCCACCCCCATCCACAAAGGTCTTGATGATTGTTGACTGCTAAAGAACTTCTAGAACTGATAGGAGCTTCTAGAGCAGCCCAGGGCTGCCCTGAGCTCCCAGACCTTCTGCTTATCTTTGTATTCCCCATCACAGAACTCGTCCGTAGTCACATCAGCATCTGGAGGAatgccttcttcatctccctccaTCCAATCCAGGGCCATGCAGACCAACCACATGCATGGTTCCTCACGCGTGCTCTATAAATGGCAAGGGGGGCCCTGCTGCATTGTCCGTGTCAGCCTGTATGAGGACAACGTCAAGTACAAGAGTATCCTGGTGAGCTGGGCATGTGGAAATCCCCTGGGGCCCCTCAGTGGTTCAGGCAGTTGACACATAAGGAAGGACAtgttccctccctgccttcatggagcagACTTCCTGGTGGATGGTGAAAGACAGACAACCACCTGCAGAGGCAGGAAGAGTGTGAGTTCAATGGCAGTCAGGGCTAAGGATAGTGGACATAGGGGCTGAGGCTGGCACGTGGAGTGAGCACAGCCTTGGAAGAGCTTGCTGAGGTGGCCCCAGAGAGGATCAGGGAGGGGACAGCCCACCAGGCCCAAGGAAGACATGTGTTGGGCAGCCCCTGGATCAGCCAGGAGCCCAGGGCCTGAAGGAACAGGAAACAAGGGGAAGAGGTGGGTCCAAAGAGGTGTGGGTCACATCAGGCCCTGTGACTGCTAGACAGAGCTTGACTTTCTCATGGGGGGAGACAGAGCCACTGAAGGGTCAGAGGAGAACAGGGATAGCAGGTGACTTTTGGTCTTAAAGTGGAGGTTGAGCTGATGCATGCAGATACCAGCCAGTTAGGGCTGTTGCTGTGACCAGCATGGACAACAGCGTCTGCCCCAGGACAGTGGCCATGAAGGTGTGAGCAGGGGTAGATGCTGGATGGGGTGTGCATATGGAGCCACTCATGGCCCCCTGCACAGAGACTGGGCCTAGGAGCCTTGTTCCATAACCACCCTGGGTGCTCCTCTCTTGTGGCCAGGAGCAGGGGTAGTTTCACTAAGCTCTCACTTGTCTGACCCATGTCCTGATCCTGTCTCCAGATTGGCCCTCATGTCAAGGTAACTGCATTCTAGACCTTGCTGACCACAATTGcatcctggagcccagggcagTCCTGCTGACCTGTAGCGTATCATtcagcccctcctcctctctgacATTTGGGCTCACACTGGATGTGTGCTATTTCCTGGGTGTTCACTGCTACCTGGAGGGGTCCTGGAGGgtcaggggcagggcaggggaacaCCATCTCCCATGATTGGGAGGCAGGAAGTGAGAGCGTGAGGGTCAGATTTCACTCCTCAGTTCCCACAGTCTGTTGCATGGTCACTCTTTGGCCCCTGAGTTCTTGGCCTCATTCCGTGATCTCTTGTAGGTCCATGGGAAGAGCATATGGCCCCTATAGACCCCGCCCTGAATAGACTTGGCTCATAGGATTTCTGGCAGCTGCACTGTGAGGGATCAGGCTCTAGGACTCAGGCCCTGAGAGTCTGTCCCTGATCCACCACAGGTGACCAGCCAAGATAGGGCTCTAGCCGGGATcagcaaggccctggaagaacACAGCCTGCATCAAGACAAGCCAGAAGACTACAAGCTGGTGCAAATCATATCAGACAATCGAAGTAAGTCAGGAGGAGTGTTGGAGAGGGTGGTGTTGGAGGGGGTAGGCATGAGCCCTGTCCACAGCCTAAAGATCCGAGGCCCACTGGTTCCAGTATACCTGACAGCAGGGTGAGAAGGCACCCTGTCCAAAAACAAGGTGCCGATGGCAGCCCACAGGGCCCACAGCACCTTCTCCCTATCTGCTCTATCTCCCTTGTGTACCCTTCCCTGGATGAGACCCAGGCATTGGGAACTTAGATCAAAGCTAACACCATTGAGGTTCCCAAAGAAAGGGCTTTTCACAAGATGGTGAAGAAGAGGGGCTCAACTTGAAGGGTGTTCTGTGATACTGCACCTCCAAAAGCACCATGACTGATGGACACAAGTGCCAAATATGCACAGACCATCTTGTTATGATAGTGAAAACTAGACAAAGTCTCCTCGATCCCCTTTGGAGGCTTGAGGGAGCCCCCTCAGTATTCTAGGAAGTGGGGAAGTGAAAGAATCCAGAATAGCACTGACCCAGAGCCAGACTTCCTGACTCTGAGCTCTTAGATCAGTTAATCACACTTCTGGGCCTGCTCCTTATCCCCATAGGGGAGAGAAAATCCAGCATCGAATGCACACATAGCATGCCTGTGCACAGTGAGGGTAACTTATTCTCAGTGAGCTGATCCTCCTCCCCCAGCCATTAACCCAGGCAAAGTAAAATAACTCCCACCTTTCCTAGACGGAGGTTCAATATCCTCTCCCATCTTTCAAATGAGAAACTGCAGCTGGGAGGTGTGAAATAGGGCAGAAGGACCTGTCCTACAGAACAGGAAGACTGAGGACTGGAGCAACTAAGAAAGGAGATGAGTCACCATGTCACTGAAGCCAGAGCAGGAACTCCAGTCTGGTGTTTCTTTCTAGCTTGTTCTAGGCCACAAAGACAGTTGGAAAATAGGGTCAAAGTAGAAATACTTTAGGATCCCACTCAGAAGGCCTGGCTCAGGTGGTCTTTGCTGGGCCTTAGTGgtcttgtcctgggtagtgctggatTTGGTGTATGTGCACTGGGTTCTAGAAAGTCAATTTCAGCCCCTAGATCCTGAGCAGTGAAGCTGGCAGGGCATGGTGGTGAGAGTACATGACCTCATGGCAGCTCCATTCTGAGGATGGCAGTTAGAGTCAGAGTCACTCTTTAAATAAGTGTCCTTCATTGTTAGCTGCACCTCTGCAGAGTCTTTCCTTCAGGCAGGTGTCACTCCCAGGGCTCCTTTATGGTCCTGGAGTTGGAATAGGGAATTGAGGTCCCTGGCTGGGGCCTTCTCTCATGTGGGCACAAGTGTTGGGGTGTCCTGGGGTCCTCCAGAGCACAGCTGACCCCCCTTCTGTCCCACCCCCCAGTGCTGCAGATCCCGCACAGTGCAAAAGTTTACTACACTATGGATCCCTCAGCCCATCACCATCTTCTTCTCCTGAAGCAAAACACACCTGTGGATGCCAAGGTGAAGAACAGAGCTATCTCAGCCCTTCTGGGGAGTATGCAGAAAGGACCcaagttccaaaaggagaaattCTAAATGGCCCTGATGCCTGCCAGCTCAGGGTCCCCCTTCCCAGGTCTACCTGGCCAAGTAGTTTTGCTCACCCCAACCTCagtgggccaggccaggcaggcacTTCCCTGATATGTCCCTGATCTATGTCTGAAATAATCCACTTTCTCGATGAATAAAAAAGAGCTTCTAGCTCTCTTTATTGAACAGGCCTGTAAGTAAAGAAAATCTGGTAGCAAAATCCTCCTCTCATGTGTAGATTTTGGTCTCTAAATGCTATTTTACATGGAAAGAGAAGAGGGCAACTGGGAGGTTGTGTGAGTCCAGGTCTTGGACAGGAAATGCATGAGAGGTCCCTGACAATTCTTGCATCCTGGAGAGCAAGGAATGGACCCAAACCCACAGGACAGGTTTTCAAAACATGAAAGGAGCCAACTGCAGGGTCTTATGGTGACCCAGGAGCCACCAGGACCATCCCGCTCCTACTATGGCCTGATTCTGTCCTGGCCTCACTGGTCCTTCTCactgagctgctccatggccGCAAACCAGGCTCCAAATGATTCATGTGGCACAAGGGCCTCATAGCAGCAGCCCgcctggagctgctggagctccTCCACCATCTGGTATTCCTGGAGccaaggaaaggaagatgtaTCATCAAAACCTGGGTGGGCTTGCTGGGTGGGACGGGGTCCAGGGGCTGGATTTAGTCCTGTGGATCCCTCACCTCTTCACTCCCTTCCaggctctgcctgccctcagggcTGACTTCACACAGCTCATCCTCCTAGAAGTTGTTCTTCATCCCATGCACAACCCCACCCACTATCCCCCTCAATTTCAGAGGAAGCTATGAGCAGCCCTGGGGGGTCCTGCCCAGGAGGGTCTCTGTTTATCACCctgaccccaccccagccccacccctgtaGTGATGGCCACAGCTactcaccttcctttttttttcgaAATTGATCTTCCTTCCCTGGAAGGCAGAGAATTTGCATTCATCATAAAGGGGCTCCTAGCCATTGTCAAGCCCATTGCCCCTCTGCCCCTGTCATGCTTTACTACTGCAGGTTCAACATGCACTGGGCAGCCCAGACCACAGATGGACTCAGGCAAGCCCCTCGCTTCCTTTAGTGGGGACTGGGAGTGGTGACAGAGACCTTCCAGTCCAAGTTGTGATGAACCAATGGAGAGAAGGCCCCTTGGACCAGCCTCCATCTACTCTTCTGTAAGAAGTTCATGGcaccccagctcccagggcatCTGTGAGGCTCCCAGGAGACATGATGTGCTCACTGCTGAGAGCTCAGGGCTCACAGAAGGACCTGTCCACCCAAGCCTCAGGGCCCCTTTCCCACCCTACCCTGGCCCCCGAACAACTCACATCCAGATACTCTGGCATGGCATACTCCAAAAGCAAAAATTGTGTGAGGAAAGTTCTCAGGCATGGGACCACACCTTGGATGTCACCCTGTGGCATTGGATAGGGTGGGGATGAGCACAGGCTCTCAGGTGCCCCCAAGACACCACGTGGGAAACTCCTCAGTCTCAGA
Above is a window of Dasypus novemcinctus isolate mDasNov1 chromosome 23, mDasNov1.1.hap2, whole genome shotgun sequence DNA encoding:
- the LOC131275591 gene encoding ral guanine nucleotide dissociation stimulator-like — protein: MPSSSPSIQSRAMQTNHMHGSSRVLYKWQGGPCCIVRVSLYEDNVKYKSILVTSQDRALAGISKALEEHSLHQDKPEDYKLVQIISDNRMLQIPHSAKVYYTMDPSAHHHLLLLKQNTPVDAKVKNRAISALLGSMQKGPKFQKEKF